In Prunus dulcis chromosome 1, ALMONDv2, whole genome shotgun sequence, the following are encoded in one genomic region:
- the LOC117630796 gene encoding endonuclease V encodes MKAISQSKGSILPVISGAPESHKRTARLCALQIRNTHMEEQSHEQASIETSPSSSSLDHKTWIETQDFLKKKLIAEDDFTWRLAVTGRSMEKEEEVLKYVGGVDISYSKEDPSMACGILVVLDLQTLQVVYEDFSIVTLHVPYLPGFLAFREAPVLLELLENMKANANPLYPQLLMVDGNGILHPRGFGLACHLGILANLPTVGIGKNLHHVDGVTLSGVMQLLKAKEDYAQDFVTLKGCSGRIWGVAVRSTGGSLKPIFISVGHRIALDTAIRIVKMTCKFRVPEPIRQADIRSRDYVRKHQMRMSK; translated from the exons ATGAAGGCCATATCTCAGTCCAAAGGTTCCATCTTGCCGGTGATCAGTGGAGCTCCAGAGAGCCATAAACGCACAGCAAGGTTGTGTGCCCTGCAAATCCGTAATACTCACATGGAAGAGCAATCCCATGAACAAGCCTCGATAGAGACatcaccttcttcttcttcactagACCATAAAACTTGGATAGA GACCCAGGATTTTCTGAAGAAAAAGTTGATTGCAGAAGATGATTTCACATGGAGATTAGCTGTTACAGGAAGGTCAATGGAGAAAGAGGAGGAGGTGTTGAAGTATGTGGGTGGAGTTGATATAAGCTATTCAAAGGAAGACCCATCAATGGCATGTGGGATTCTTGTAGTTTTGGACCTCCAAACTCTCCAAGTTGTCTATGAAGACTTCTCTATTGTCACCCTCCATGTCCCTTATCTTCCTGGCTTCCTTGCTTTCAGAGAg GCCCCAGTGCTTCTTGAGCTTTTGGAGAACATGAAAGCCAATGCTAATCCTTTATATCCTCAG CTGCTAATGGTAGATGGAAATGGAATACTTCATCCTCGAG GTTTTGGCTTGGCTTGTCACCTTGGCATTCTGGCAAATCTACCTACTGTTGGGATTGGAAAAAAT CTTCACCATGTGGATGGCGTAACACTATCTGGTGTGATGCAACTTCTTAAAGCCAAGGAAGACTACGCTCAAGATTTTGTTACTTTGAAAGGATGCTCTGGGCGTATATGGGGAGTG GCAGTGAGATCTACTGGTGGCTCATTGAAGCCTATATTTATTTCAGTTGGTCACCGTATAGCACTTGATACTGCCATCAGGATTGTAAAAATGACTTGCAAATTTCGTGTCCCGGAGCCTATTCGGCAG GCTGACATAAGATCCAGAGACTATGTTCGGAAGCATCAAATGAGAATGTCCAAATGA
- the LOC117630789 gene encoding glucan endo-1,3-beta-glucosidase 5, producing MGLLKAVGFRGLTVALFFNLLVGLAVGIGVNWGTQLTHPLPPATVVKMLKDNGIQKVKLFDADSSILNALSKSAIQVMVGIPNEMLYALANSVQAAENWVSKNVSSHVSNGVDIRYAAVGNEPLLSTYNGTFLPTIFPALQNVQSALIKAGVSNQVKVTIPLNADVYDSGGSDMPSNGDFRPDTKNLMVEIVKFLSDNGAAFTVNIYPFISLYNDANFPADYAFFNGYSSSINDNGKIYNNVFDANHDTLVWALQKNGFGNLSIIVGEIGWPTDGDRNANLQYAQRFNQGFMSHIKNNAGTPMRPGPVDAYLFSLVDEDAKSIQPGNFERHWGLFFLDGTPKYQLSLGTTSSNGLVAASSVQYLDKKWCVMSPSASLDDPQVALSVSYACANADCTSLGYGTSCGNLDIRGNISYAFNSYYQINNQLDTACKFPNLSVITTSDPSSGDCKFRIMIRSSSSSALNAGAGSVEKPSCLILFVLVSVFVFTIL from the exons ATGGGGTTGTTGAAAGCTGTGGGCTTTAGAGGCCTTACTGTTGCCTTGTTCTTCAATCTGCTTGTGGGTTTAGCGGTTGGCATTGGAGTGAACTGGGGAACTCAGTTAACACACCCTCTCCCACCAGCAACAGTGGTGAAGATGTTAAAGGACAACGGGATTCAAAAGGTTAAGCTTTTCGACGCCGATTCTTCGATATTGAATGCTCTGAGCAAGTCTGCGATTCAGGTAATGGTCGGAATTCCCAATGAAATGCTCTATGCTTTGGCTAATAGTGTGCAAGCAGCagagaattgggtttccaAGAATGTCTCCTCACATGTCTCCAATGGTGTAGATATTAG GTATGCTGCAGTGGGAAATGAACCATTGTTGTCAACGTACAATGGAACCTTTCTTCCAACAATATTTCCTGCCCTTCAGAATGTCCAGTCAGCTCTCATAAAAGCTGGTGTGAGCAATCAGGTTAAGGTCACTATTCCCCTCAATGCCGATGTCTATGACAGCGGTGGCTCGGATATGCCTTCTAATGGCGACTTCCGACCAGACACCAAGAATCTCATGGTGGAAATCGTCAAGTTCTTGAGTGACAACGGCGCTGCATTCACAGTCAATATCTACCCCTTCATAAGCCTCTACAATGATGCCAACTTCCCTGCTGACTATGCCTTTTTCAATGGATACTCAAGTTCCATTAATGACAACGGAAAAATCTACAACAACGTATTTGATGCAAACCATGACACCCTTGTATGGGCCTTACAGAAAAATGGATTTGGAAACTTGTCCATAATAGTAGGAGAGATCGGTTGGCCTACAGATGGGGACAGAAATGCAAACTTACAGTATGCTCAAAGGTTCAACCAGGGGTTTATGTCCCATATCAAGAACAATGCAGGCACCCCAATGAGACCTGGCCCTGTAGATGCCTACTTATTTAGCCTTGTTGATGAAGATGCCAAGAGCATTCAGCCAGGTAACTTTGAACGCCATTGGGGGCTATTTTTCCTTGATGGAACACCTAAATATCAGCTCAGTCTAGGCACGACAAGCTCGAATGGATTAGTAGCAGCAAGCAGTGTACAATAtctggacaagaaatggtgtGTTATGTCACCATCGGCGAGTCTTGACGATCCACAAGTGGCACTAAGTGTGAGCTATGCTTGTGCAAATGCTGACTGCACCAGTCTTGGATATGGAACTTCATGTGGAAATTTGGATATTCGTGGAAACATTTCCTATGCATTTAACAGTTACTATCAGATAAATAATCAACTGGACACTGCCTGTAAGTTTCCAAACCTTTCGGTCATCACCACGAGTGATCCATCATCGGGAGACTGCAAGTTTAGGATCATGATCcgatcatcttcttcatctgcTTTGAATGCCGGAGCTGGTTCTGTTGAAAAGCCTAGTTGTTTAATTCTGTTTGTGTTAGTGTCCGTGTTCGTCTTTACAATTCTGTGA
- the LOC117637010 gene encoding uncharacterized protein LOC117637010, which produces MAVTVKQMSLTVAFFGVLSFVLGVIAENRKPASGTPIPGKGVVFCKYPPDPSVVLGYLSFAFLLVSTVAGFLSLFYPYKGKALPQAALFRSTSFVVFFNISLLTAGLAAALLLWPTITEQLHRSRNVHRNLDTACPTAKTGLLGGGAFVSLDASLLWLVALMLADNAREDYFEEIEEDVKGEYGQVSATDYDGRVNVKGSA; this is translated from the exons ATGGCTGTCACCGTGAAGCAGATGTCATTGACAGTGGCCTTTTTCGGTGTGCTCTCGTTCGTTTTAGGAGTGATTGCCGAAAACAGGAAG CCTGCATCTGGAACTCCAATTCCAGGGAAAGGTGTTGTGTTCTGCAAGTATCCTCCTGACCCATCAGTTGTCCTGGGATATCTGTCTTTTGCCTTCCTCCTGGTATCTACAGTGGCTGGGTTCTTGTCATTGTTTTACCCATATAAAGGAAAGGCCCTCCCACAGGCCGCTTTGTTCCGAAGCACTAGTTTTGTtgtattcttcaacatttctct GCTTACAGCCGGACTAGCTGCAGCTCTGTTGCTATGGCCCACAATAACCGAGCAACTTCATCGATCACGAAATGTTCATCGTAATCTTGATACTGCTTGCCCAACTGCTAAGACTGGACTCCTAGGTGGCGGCGCTTTTGTATCCCTTGATGCATCACTGTTGTGGTTGGTTGCCCTTATGTTGGCTGACAATGCCCGAGAGGATTACTTCGAGGAGATTGAAGAGGATGTTAAGGGTGAGTACGGACAAGTTTCTGCAACTGATTATGATGGACGTGTGAATGTGAAAGGAAGTGCTTGA